The Oscillospiraceae bacterium sequence GACATTTTTAAGGCCGCTGAAGCGGCCTGTTTCTTTTTATCGGTTATGAGTTGGGACATCCCGTCATATATTTTCTTGAGAATATGACGGAGGTGTACATTATGAGGAATTTCTATCCCGAGGGACAGTTGATCAATACGCCGCAAAACCGGGCGGCACTTTTTTCACGCAGCGGACTTGAATGGGCTTTGAGCGGCGGCCGAACGGTAGAAGCCCGAGCTGTGATGTGCGGCCGCGACCATGATCTGACGGTGGATCTGGGGTGTATGCAGGGAGTGATTGCGCGCGAGGAAGCGGCATTAGGCATCGCAGAAGGGAAGGTCAAGGACATCGCAGTCATCTCACGGGTCAATAAACCGGTTTGCTTCAAA is a genomic window containing:
- a CDS encoding 30S ribosomal protein S1 is translated as MRNFYPEGQLINTPQNRAALFSRSGLEWALSGGRTVEARAVMCGRDHDLTVDLGCMQGVIAREEAALGIAEGKVKDIAVISRVNKPVCFK